In Maniola jurtina chromosome 2, ilManJurt1.1, whole genome shotgun sequence, the following proteins share a genomic window:
- the LOC123870381 gene encoding protein rolling stone-like — protein sequence MSAIKNYFQQECKFPMLGLEHSKPSDFYTSVWQSTRSSVPLLLWRVLLLLTSVAIVITSFAFYIKSPFSVGYWFIYLTHWGLVLMIASTGFGVATSARVYFYGPISADLNLPWYVKTFWVFHNVAIPVAFLITVFYWTLLYSVDFQEEMDAGLDIAVHAVNTLMMLLLLMSSSHPTRFLHMVHPFLFALTYVVFSVIFYFAGGVNPFGEPWIYPVVNWTKPGPTILLVFVTGVMLIALHFVTVGLAAARDALANRIMRPSVTVYVDEDVALRTHTAQTEANT from the exons ATGAGTGccataaaaaattactttcagCAAGAATGCAAGTTCCCCATGTTAGGTTTGGAGCATTCAAAGCCTTCGGATTTTTATACTAGCGTCTGGCAAAGCACGCGTTCTTCGGTCCCACTTTTATTATGGAGGGTGTTGCTTTTACTAACATCGGTGGCAATAGTGATTACCTCGTTTGCTTTTTACATAAAAAGTCCGTTTTCTGTTGGATACtggtttatttatttgacacaTTGGGGCCTGGTGTTGATGATAGCATCCACTGGATTTGGAGTTGCAACTTCCGCTCGTGTTTATTTCTATGGACCCAtca GCGCTGATTTGAACTTGCCGTGGTACGTGAAGACATTCTGGGTGTTTCATAACGTTGCCATTCCTGTTGCTTTCCTCATCACTGTGTTCTACTGGACGTTGCTTTATAGTG TTGATTTTCAAGAGGAGATGGACGCCGGTTTGGACATAGCAGTTCACGCGGTCAACACGCTCATGATGCTACTGCTGCTCATGAGCTCGTCCCATCCCACCCGCTTCCTGCATATGGTTCATCCTTTCCTCTTCGCCCTCACTTATGTGGTATTCAGCGTCATATTCTACTTCGCTGGTGGAGTCAACCC ATTCGGAGAGCCTTGGATATATCCCGTAGTGAACTGGACCAAGCCCGGTCCTACAATTTTACTAGTATTTGTGACCGGCGTGATGCTCATAGCCCTACACTTTGTCACAGTGGGCCTGGCTGCAGCCCGGGATGCCCTCGCCAACCGCATCATGCGGCCCTCCGTTACTGTCTACGTGGACGAGGACGTGGCTCTACGTACGCACACCGCACAGACAGAAGCAAATACGTGA
- the LOC123870400 gene encoding protein rolling stone-like, translated as MGAIKNYFKQQFQTSMWTLQYESASDFYLCSFQKNVSPLPSILIRGFLFLSGCAIIIASIILTSEYGVGAYWPIYLTHWGLLFLTVASGFGFVIAVIAYLQGSIDDTFGLPWYIKVYWATYNIAIPLAFFITVFYWIFLANASEDFAVNFVLDMFIHAVNSILMLILLFSARQPSNALHFYFLIVLSIIYVIFTVIYYAAGGTDPFGNPFIYPVLNWSDPGASVIMIIISIILVTIIHFITVLLSLARDALGRTCRNENTFDLAY; from the exons ATGGGTGCAATAAAGAACTACTTTAAACAACAGTTCCAAACTAGCATGTGGACGTTACAATATGAATCAGCATCAGATTTCTACTTATGTTCTTTCCAAAAAAACGTTTCGCCTTTACCTTCAATTTTAATACGAGGATTTCTATTCTTGAGCGGCTGTGCCATTATAATAGCGTCGATTATACTTACCTCAGAATACGGTGTTGGAGCGTATTGGCCGATTTATTTAACCCATTGGGGTCTTCTGTTTCTAACTGTTGCAAGTGGTTTTGGATTTGTAATAGCTGTTATAGCGTACCTCCAAGGATCCATCG ATGATACTTTTGGTCTGCCATGGTATATCAAGGTTTATTGGGCGACTTATAATATAGCGATCCCGTTAGCATTTTTCATCACCGTTTTCTATTGGATATTTTTAGCTAATGCCA GCGAAGATTTTGCCGTTAACTTCGTCCTGGACATGTTCATCCACGCAGTGAACAGCATCTTGATGCTGATCCTTTTGTTCAGCGCCCGGCAGCCCTCTAACGCGCTGCACTTTTACTTCCTCATTGTTCTTTCCATCATCTACGTTATATTCACCGTGATATATTACGCCGCTGGAGGCACCGATCC ATTCGGAAACCCTTTTATTTACCCTGTATTAAATTGGTCCGATCCAGGAGCATCAGTGATTATGAtcattatttctattattttggTCACGATAATTCACTTCATCACGGTATTGCTCAGTCTTGCAAGGGATGCCTTGGGCCGTACCTGTCGAAACGAGAATACATTTGACCTAGCTTATTGA
- the LOC123870392 gene encoding protein rolling stone-like produces the protein MVKCFRKSISLSDLWVTSHERWSDFYLTSWQRGDSPVPMLVIRLVLAVIAVGIFIWSLVNAPTPYWLIYLTNWGLLLITLLTLSGAIVSLFAVCKRIPDGDTLPWYVSTYWLFYNIATTVAIIITGLYWILLYNPEQREQQEASQFWLDLSTHGFNSCVAFVEIVMSRTPLRLLHIYQPLGFGLWYAAFSGIYYAAGGTDAMGNTFIYEILDWGQGGRVSIVIAATAAGLILLYVILWSVTLCRDKISTSLIRTTSLELPFTPPDRHSPSGMV, from the exons ATGGTGAAATGTTTTAGGAAGAGCATTTCGCTCTCCGATTTGTGGGTAACGTCTCATGAACGGTGGTCGGATTTTTACCTCACGTCATGGCAGCGTGGAGACTCGCCAGTGCCGATGCTGGTGATACGGCTGGTCCTGGCGGTGATCGCAGTGGGCATCTTCATTTGGTCATTAGTGAATGCACCTACTCCCTATTGGCTCATCTATCTGACGAACTGGGGTCTGTTGCTGATCACTCTGTTGACACTGAGTGGCGCAATAGTATCCCTATTCGCTGTTTGCAAACGGATACCTG ATGGAGATACTTTGCCGTGGTACGTGAGCACGTACTGGCTTTTCTACAACATCGCGACCACCGTCGCCATCATAATTACCGGCCTCTACTGGATCTTGCTCTACAACCCTG AACAAAGAGAGCAACAAGAGGCGTCGCAATTCTGGCTAGACCTGTCGACGCACGGGTTCAACTCGTGCGTTGCGTTCGTGGAGATTGTCATGTCGCGGACTCCACTGCGGTTGCTGCACATTTACCAGCCCCTGGGCTTCGGGCTGTGGTATGCAGCCTTCTCCGGAATTTATTACGCAGCCGGCGGCACCGATGC CATGGGAAACACTTTCATCTACGAAATACTGGACTGGGGGCAAGGAGGGCGCGTCAGCATCGTGATCGCAGCGACAGCCGCCGGTCTGATCCTCCTGTACGTGATACTGTGGAGCGTCACGCTCTGCAGGGACAAGATATCGACTTCCCTCATTCGCACCACGAGCTTGGAACTGCCCTTCACACCTCCAGACCGACACTCGCCAAGTGGGATGGTGTGA
- the LOC123877604 gene encoding protein rolling stone-like, whose amino-acid sequence MKMAKLRIEKWKEEAPANCYACCTAALKEENETSELFGRSWRGRLSPLFWRVPIFVWSVFIISWSTAYFWGPREMFLLYMTHWGLILIFLESLFGIIVTVKKHRGSLPDDKVLPWYVRTYWVLYNITVPIAFLVTLFYWAVLRAPGKKINYAPNPILDIMLHGVNSGLMFVELVLSAHPSRLLHVMQPLYFSLAYLLFTVAYYISGGLDPWGNAFIYPVINWAKPIQTLVVVTLTALFLALMHILTVGIATARDFIVRKCLMDRSGEYNDAFEA is encoded by the exons ATGAAAATGGCTAAACTACGAATAGAAAAATGGAAGGAAGAAGCGCCGGCAAATTGCTACGCGTGTTGTACAGCTGCGCTTAAGGAAGAAAACGAAACGTCAGAACTATTCGGAAGGTCGTGGCGAGGAAGGTTGTCACCATTGTTCTGGCGAGTGCCAATATTTGTGTGGTCGGTGTTCATCATTTCCTGGTCGACGGCGTACTTCTGGGGACCTCGAGAAATGTTCCTGCTGTACATGACTCACTGGGGCCTAATTCTGATTTTCCTCGAGTCACTTTTCGGCATCATAGTAACTGTAAAGAAACATCGTGGCAGTTTACCTG ATGACAAAGTGCTGCCTTGGTACGTCAGAACCTACTGGGTACTGTACAATATCACGGTGCCCATCGCTTTCCTCGTCACGCTCTTCTACTGGGCTGTCTTGAGAGCTC CGGGCAAGAAAATCAACTACGCACCAAATCCGATATTGGATATAATGCTTCACGGAGTAAACTCGGGGCTGATGTTCGTTGAGCTGGTGCTGTCTGCACATCCGAGCCGCCTTCTCCACGTCATGCAGCCGCTGTACTTCTCGCTGGCATACCTCCTCTTTACCGTTGCCTACTACATTTCTGGAGGACTAGACCC aTGGGGCAATGCATTTATTTACCCGGTCATCAACTGGGCGAAGCCAATACAGACCCTCGTCGTGGTGACCCTGACTGCGCTGTTCCTGGCCTTAATGCATATTCTTACGGTGGGCATCGCCacagcccgcgacttcatcgtCAGAAAATGCCTAATGGACAGGAGTGGAGAGTACAATGATGCTTTCGAAGCTTAA